The sequence below is a genomic window from Brachyhypopomus gauderio isolate BG-103 chromosome 5, BGAUD_0.2, whole genome shotgun sequence.
AGATCTCTCCGAGGGGGATGGACtgtcttcctgctcctcctccccaccctcctctacggtgggagagggacctatgggcggagggaggtagtcctcctcctccgactccgactcctcctcctcatcgcAGTCGACGGAGGAAGCGTCGCTCACCGACTGGGGGTAGGcttccccctcctccccaccgtagttgacggtggaggcgtcgcatattGACGGGGGGtagccctcctcttcctcctcctccttttcgCAGTAGTCGACGGTGGGAGCAGAGGATACAGACGGCGGGTAATCCTCGTCGTCCTCCGCCTctcccccaccgtagtccacggtgggcgcggagcacaccgacggagggtagtcctcttcctcctcctcctcctcaccgtcttCTACGGGGGGAGAAgggcacacgggcggagggaggtgaTCCTCTTCCTCCGAGTCCTCCGCCCCGAACTCCTCCTCCGGGGTTGACGCGGGTAGCGTCAATCTCGGGGACGGAGGAGTCCCGAGCCATACGCAGCATATAGGCGCAtagcgggtcctgctccattAGCTCGGGGTTGGCAGTGGCTCGGCAGCGCTGGGCCGGAGAAGAGGCACGATGGCGCCGCTTGCTGGTGCGCTGACCCTTCTTGGGACGGGCAGTATAGCCTGGCATAGTCCTGGTGTCTCAgatggctcgtctttctgtgacgttagggtgcagccaaggacgagacacggaatccccgCTTACGTAGCAAacgttacgtttaataataacagatattgcgcaatggcGCATGAGAACActgaagcacatacacacaacgtgcagactttagacaaagacgagcacaggacactgcgcgagcgcacattaaatagacgaaccacattagccccacgtgattacgagacaagtcacaggtgagacttatcacacgacataaccctaacccacggatatccacagacgcagacaaagcacgtggaccacgtatacacacgcccaaaagggaggggccggggtcctcaacgtgacatgtatgtatgaaaggtgctatataaagattattattagttCCTTCTATCGTACTACTCCCACAGGAGGTGCAGCACCCACATGAGTGGTATCGACTGGTGGCCCGAGTTTGTATGCTGAACTGAGGGCTTTGCTTCAGAACATGTAGGATGGGGGACTTCTTGGAGAGAGTGCAAGCCCTTGGGCAGCACCTGTAAAAAAGGATGGCTCCTGACGGTTCTGTGTAGACTACCAGAAGCTACTGTAACTGCAGTAACCCATAAAGTCACCTGCCCTCTTTCTAGGATTGAGGAGTCTTTAACGTGTTTGAAGCAGGCTGCATGGTACTTTACCTTGGATTTGGCCAATGTGTACTGGCAAGTCGAAGTCCATCTGGCAGATaaggagaagtctgtatttGTCACCCCTGTGGATCTGTACCAATTTGAGAGAATGTCATTTTGGCTGTGTAATGCACCTGCCGCTTTTCAGAGACAGGTAGAATGCTGCCTTGGAGGACAGGTATATATGATAAAAAATAAAGTATTAAGATGATGTTGTCGTTGAAGGCTGCACCACTCCAAACTCTCCAGACTCTAGTTTCATCTGGGTTCTGTTTCTGACCAAAGCTGGATGGAATCTCTTGGGTACCAGGCTGGTTTCTGTCCATGGTTGGATGGAAACTTTTATGTAGGAGATCACTCTCAACCTAGTGATTCTAGTTATTCATAAAATAAATGAGTGCTCTGGCCCCATATGCCAGTCTAAACCACACTACACTTCTCACTATCCACAGGGGAGTCTGGTGTACCTCCATGCTGAAGCATAACCCAACCAACCCTACAGTTGCCTCACGTTCATCCTCCCTGGAATACTAATTGTTTCCACCTGTCCCTGTCTATGAAGCCTCTGTTATTTCAGAGTGAGCCATGTGCTTCTACTGTTCCCTGACAGTCTTTTGGCTTTTTCTCAGTTTTGTTTATGGCTTTCCTCTGTTGACTTTGGTAGTTATTCCCTAACTAATAATTTTGTTATTCTCTGGATTTGTTTTGACTCTACAGTAATTGTTCATATAGCTTGAAAACCTTATTGTGTTGGTTTTGATCAGCAGGTAATGAATgaatctttctattctttcttctttttttgtatgtgtttctgATATAAAGGAGACCGTAACTACAGCTCAGTGCTAAACATGAGTGTATCTTATTTACATTCCTTTTGTAAAGAAAATTCTTGAAAACCTTTTAAGGGCTGTATCACGGTACAGGCCCTGACCCCTCCTCCTGGGTGTTTACGTGTTTATGTTCGTCCGTGTATGGtccttccgtgtgtgtgtgtgtgtgtttttttttggcgTGCACATTCGTCTGTGTCGCTCGTgttattcgtctcacctgtctccctgtctcttgtCTCGTTATCGTTATGTGCTGCACTCATGTCCTGTTATcgtcagtgtatttaagtcaggggtgcccacagttttcagcttgcgagctacttataagatgacccagtcagaaagatctaccggggtggcggcgaacgtaatttgttgagcggggggggtggcgaacgtaatatgttgagcggggggggtggcgaacgtaatttgttgagcgggggggagggagggaggggggggggtggcgaacgtaatttgttgagggggggggggggggggtggcgaacgtaatatgttgagtggattgcagattggctaccgtgaatgtcaatcaaaatacaaccgtcagtgcagatgtgcgattcatctactactattttatgtgacgcgatctacgcacattccttcgcgatcgaccgacacttccttaatggatcgacgtaatgagcacccctgattTAAGTGTTTGTGTTGTCTGTTTTCTTTGTCAGTCTTTGTTTTGACTTCATGTGTTTTGATTCCGTGTCACTGCTTGTTTAATGTTAATTGTATTTAAACCTTTcatgttcaacttcactttgAATATTATATTAGATCTGGAAGCTTTTTGTAGAGCATTATATTTCCATGTATTCATTCATGAACCGCACACGAAAAATCCTAAACTCTAATccaattaatatttattttctttattgaaTAAAAGATTTCAATAATATTTAACAAGGTGAATTTGTTAGTATTTTACAAGGACTGAAGTATCATAACTCCAGAAGATAAGATATTCTAGTATATCAAGCATTAGACATTAGACTTTGTCTCTTGCTTTCACATGTGactgtgttttttctgtgttCCCCTGACACAATCCACCCAAAtacaacaatatttattaacTAAACCTGCTTAAGCTGGTACTAAACTGAGCATTATGTCTCAAGAACTGAGACTGGGAAAGTGAGCTGCAGGTTCTTCTACATGTAACTCCACGCGGTTGCCAGCAGGGCAGCGCTGAGAGCTGCAGCGAGGGACAGCTGGACGCCATCAGCTCCGTTGCACAGGTCTGTGGAGCAGCAGGTCCGAGTGATGGTGTAGCCTGCACCAAGGACACTGCCCACGCTGTTGTTGCAGTTGGTGGAGGCAGTGCAGCCACTTGTGTACATACTTAAGACGCCTGTGACGTTGAACACTGAGAAATAGCAGAGAAGAAGCACTAAGTTCATcagtgtttgtctttgtttgtgtAGTTAATTATGGTTGAAAGTGCTGCAGTTTTTGTAGATTAGTTGTTTGGTGTTtatcaattacaattttttttttattaaggtTACGATGAACCACAACATCAAGTAATGGATATCGCCAATGCTTATCCACTTATCCAGAGTGATTTAGAAGAATGCTTTAGTTTTCTTTATATGTAAAGGAATGGCTTCTGCAAGAATGTCCTGTGTGAATAGTGTGTGTACATTCTCTCTTACCTGCTGTTGCTGTGTAGCAGTTGTTGTTGTCACCAGTACAGGTCTGAGCGGAGCCCAGGAAACACTTTGAAATAATACCCACGGGACAAGTATTACACTTCAGACCTTGAGCTAAAGGAAACGAAAGAGAAGAACAGATATTAAATGTGATTGGGAGAATGTAAGGAAGGAAAACAGAGTGCGAGAGAAGGGGGAAGGTTTGGAGGAAGGaaaaagagagaatgaggagaATGGAAAGGACAGAAATTTGGGATAGGTGCATTTTTCAGCATAAACGCCACTGAGTAGCGCACAGAACAGGAAGTGAAAATCAAAGATGAAATCAGGATGAATGTATCTTATAGTTCCATAGTGTCAATATTTGCCAAAATCACTCCATGTACCTTAGAAGAGACATTCTAAACTTCACTTCACACTGTTTGCACTCCTTAATGATTATTTGTTTAAAACAATGCTCATCTCAAAGGTTGGATGAGAACCCTTTCAGTCAGTCTCCAAAGGCCTTGTCCTTATGTGAAAAGGGAGCATTtacttgccactgttgcctttgagGATTTCTATTGTTAAATAATTTTATCAAAATATATAGAGATATACTGTTGGTAAAAGTAAACAAAGAGCATATTTTTTTGAAGTTTTAAAACAAACCAAATTATTTGCGTAGAACAGACATTGTTATAATCAGTGAC
It includes:
- the LOC143514625 gene encoding uncharacterized protein LOC143514625 isoform X1, which produces MKSVLVAIMAISAYFVVAQGLKCNTCPVGIISKCFLGSAQTCTGDNNNCYTATAVFNVTGVLSMYTSGCTASTNCNNSVGSVLGAGYTITRTCCSTDLCNGADGVQLSLAAALSAALLATAWSYM
- the LOC143514625 gene encoding uncharacterized protein LOC143514625 isoform X2, which produces MPRVSDQAGTTAQGLKCNTCPVGIISKCFLGSAQTCTGDNNNCYTATAVFNVTGVLSMYTSGCTASTNCNNSVGSVLGAGYTITRTCCSTDLCNGADGVQLSLAAALSAALLATAWSYM